The Thalassospira sp. TSL5-1 genome contains the following window.
ACACCGTTGATGCCATCCCGTTTTTGGCAACCAGCTATGACGATGCCAAAAAACTGTGGGATGTTTCGCGCACAACGATCGAAGAAAAGCTGGCAAAAGACGGTTTGAAAGTGCTTTACGCCGTTCCGTGGCCAGCCCAGGGCCTTTATACCGCCAAGGAAGTCAATTCGGTTGAGGACCTCAAGGGGCTTAAGTTCCGTGCTTATAATGCCACCACCTCGCAACTTGCCGAATTGACCGGCATGGTCGCAACCCAGGTGGAAGTGCCCGAAATTCCGACCGCCTTTGCCACCGGCATTGTCGAAGCGATGATGACCTCGCCCTCGACCGGGGCGAATTCCAAGGCCTGGGACTTTGTAGATAATTTCTATGATGTGCAGGCATGGTTGCCCAAAAACATGGTGATCGTGAATGCCAAGTCCTTTGATCGCCTGTCGCCCGATGTGCAGAAAGCCGTGATGGATGCCGCCGCCAAGGCCGAAGAACGCGGCTGGAAAATGAGCATGGACGAAGCTGAAGCCAAAAAGGCGATCCTTAAGGAAAACGGCATGAATGTTGCCGCGCCCAGTGCCGAATTGAAGGCGGGCCTTGCCAAGGTTGGCGATGAAATGGTGGCCGATTGGCTCAAGAAAACCGGCGATACCGGCCAGGCCATTATCGACGCTTACAAGAAGTAATATCCTCTTTGCATTGTCCGGGGCACCCGTTATTGGCG
Protein-coding sequences here:
- a CDS encoding TRAP transporter substrate-binding protein, with the protein product MLKKAFSAVAIAAMTFSAGAAMAADKWDMATPYPDATFHTQNIMEFAKDVEAATNGELAITVHSGGSLFKHAEIKRSVQRGLVPIGEVLISLLANEDPVYTVDAIPFLATSYDDAKKLWDVSRTTIEEKLAKDGLKVLYAVPWPAQGLYTAKEVNSVEDLKGLKFRAYNATTSQLAELTGMVATQVEVPEIPTAFATGIVEAMMTSPSTGANSKAWDFVDNFYDVQAWLPKNMVIVNAKSFDRLSPDVQKAVMDAAAKAEERGWKMSMDEAEAKKAILKENGMNVAAPSAELKAGLAKVGDEMVADWLKKTGDTGQAIIDAYKK